The following proteins are encoded in a genomic region of Magnolia sinica isolate HGM2019 chromosome 1, MsV1, whole genome shotgun sequence:
- the LOC131241255 gene encoding peroxynitrite isomerase Rv2717c, with translation MDGGGVAMHPAIVPLAHLLGKWRGQGEGGYPTINSFQYGEELTFSHSGKPVIAYSQKTWKLASGEPMHAESGYWRPKTDGSIEVVIAQSTGLVEVQKGTYDTGNKIVKLQSELVGNASKVKEITRVFEVVNGELSYVVQMATHLHDLQPHLKALLKKL, from the exons ATGGACGGTGGTGGAGTCGCGATGCATCCGGCCATTGTTCCTCTGGCCCACTTGCTGGGAAAGTGGAGAGGCCAAGGTGAAGGCGGATACCCCACCATCAACTCCTTCCAGTACGGCGAGGAACTCACCTTCTCCCACTCCGGAAAG CCTGTAATAGCCTATTCTCAGAAGACGTGGAAGTTGGCTTCTGGAGAGCCTATGCATGCTGAAAGTGGTTATTGGCGACCCAAAACCGATGGATCAATTGAAGTCGTAATTGCTCAGAGCACTGGTCTTGTGGAGGTTCAG AAGGGGACCTATGATACTGGAAATAAAATTGTGAAGCTTCAAAGTGAACTTGTAGGAAATGCATCGAAG GTGAAGGAGATAACTCGGGTATTCGAGGTTGTCAACGGTGAATTATCTTATGTGGTTCAGATGGCTACACATTTGCATGATCTTCAACCACATCTAAAAGCACTACTCAAGAAGCTTTGA